CACTGATCGCACCACAGGCAATAGTAATAAATAAAAATGGGAATATTGCTTTTCCTGATGGATGCAGGTTTTGCAAAGTTAATTCCGGTATTTGATAACCTTTTACAAATAAGCCTATTGTTACGCCAAATGCCATGATGAAAAGACATGCACCAAAAATCGGATATATTTTTGCAATAATTTTGTCTACAGGGAGTACAGTCGCTAACAAATAATATATAATAATAACTCCAATCCAAGTATACTTATTTACACCAGTTAAAGTTTGAAGCAATCCTGCTGGTCCTGTAACAAATACAACCCCAACCAGAACCAAAAGTATTACAGAAAATACTCTCATAATATTCTTTGCGTATTTACCCATATATATCCCAACGATTTCTGCAATACTTTCACCATTATGACGAAGAGAAAGCATTCCTGAAAAGTAATCATGAACTGCTCCTGCAAATATACTTCCGAGAACAATCCATAAGAAAGCTACAGGCCCCCATAAAGCACCGGATACAGCACCAAAAATAGGTCCTAATCCTGCAATGTTTAAGAATTGAACCAAAAATGCTCTTTTCCAATCGAGAGGAACAAAATCTACACCATCTGCCTTTGTTACTGCTGGCGTTTCTGCATTAGGATCAATTCCAAAGATTTTTTCTACAACCTTTCCATAGATCACATACCCAAGTATTAATGCAACCACAGCTAATATAAAAGTTATCATAGCAAATCCCCCTCTTCATATTTGATGGACTTTTATTAGTTCTATACATACAGTATATCATTCAAAAACAGTTTTTTGTTAAATTTTTAATAAAATGCAAAAAATACAACCTAAACGGTTGTATTTTTTGCGTAAACGGTTATGTCAGATGAAGTCTTTCTTTAAACTCTTTTATGTTTCTTCTGCTGATGGGAATTTCATCATTCATGCCTTTAATTTTTATAATATAGGTATTATTAAACCAAGGAATAATTTCGCTTATAGCGTCCAGATTCACCAAAAAACTCCTATGACATCTAAAAAAATTTTCCTTGGGAAGAATTTCTTCCAAATGCCCTAAAGTTCCTTCCACTCTATACCGGTCTTCATTGGTTACAATTATAATTTCTCCATTCTCTACCATACAGAATAATATATCTTCTATGTTTAATAGTATAATTCGATCATTTTTCCAGACAGGCAACTTATGCGGATTGTTAACTGGTCTTTTTTGCAATAACTGTTCCAGTGCAGTTTTTGTATTCAGAATCTGATTTTGTCTGTACTTTTCCATAATGCGATGAACGGTTTTTTGTAATCTTTTTTCCGAAAATGGTTTTAGCACATAATCCACTGCGTTAATTTCAAAAGCTTGAATGGCATATTCGTCAAATGCTGTTACAAATACAATAAACGTACCTAGGTCTGCTTTTATGATTTCACTGGCAACCATAAATCCATTAAGTTCAGGCATTTCAATATCTAGGAAAACAATATCTGGTTTTTCTTTCAAGATCTGTTCAAGAGCTTTTACTGAATTGGTAAATGCCCCTATAATTTCTATATCTTTTTTCTGACTTAGTATATATTTTAATTCCTCTAATGCTGGTTTTTCATCATCCACTAATATCGCTTTCAACTTTTTTACACCCCTTTAAAGGAATACGAATGATTACCGTTGTGCCATGGCCTAAATCGCTGTCTATTTCAAGTTTATGTCCATATATACTTTGGAGACGATTATTTACATTGCTCACTCCTACCCCTTCTTTTTTACATCTTGTATCCAGCAAGCACTGTACTTGATCTTTGCTCATTCCAACACCATCATCTTTTATTTTAATGATCGCCTCTTTATTTTCACTGTAAGCACTGATTTTTACTGTGCCACCTTCACTCTTTGGAAGTAATCCGTGTTTGACCGCATTTTCTACGATTGGCTGCAATATAAGGGGCGGAATCGCTATGTTCATATTGGGTTCAATATCATATTCCACTTTTAACCGTTCTGAAAACCTGGCTTGTTCAATTGACAAATAAGCTTCTACAAGTTGTATTTCTTTTTCTAAAGGAATAAAATCCTCTTGATTTTTAAAACTGCTTCTTAAATAATAACTTAGTTTTAAGAGCAATTCTCTTGCCTGATTTGGATCTGTTCTACAAAATGAAACAATGGTATTTAGCGCATTGAACAAAAAATGGGGTTGAATCTGAGCTTGTAGAGCTTTAATTTCTGATTGACTCAGTAATTCTTTTTGGTAATCAATCTGGCTTAATTCCAACTGGGTAGA
This genomic interval from Defluviitalea raffinosedens contains the following:
- a CDS encoding carbon starvation protein A, translating into MITFILAVVALILGYVIYGKVVEKIFGIDPNAETPAVTKADGVDFVPLDWKRAFLVQFLNIAGLGPIFGAVSGALWGPVAFLWIVLGSIFAGAVHDYFSGMLSLRHNGESIAEIVGIYMGKYAKNIMRVFSVILLVLVGVVFVTGPAGLLQTLTGVNKYTWIGVIIIYYLLATVLPVDKIIAKIYPIFGACLFIMAFGVTIGLFVKGYQIPELTLQNLHPSGKAIFPFLFITIACGAISGFHATQSPIMVRCLRTEREGRRVFYGAMIAEGLIALIWAAASMTFFGGTEGLAQAGEAAVVVNTISTSLLGKVGGALALLGVVACPITSGDTAFRSARLTIADALHYKQNPVKNRFVIAIPLFIVGVALCFIDFTIIWRYFAWSNQTLAMIALWASAVYLVKNNKLHWIATIPATFMTAVTSTYILVAPEGFSLPDSIGYPVGIIAAIVAFGVFIGKMVIGKSNVANQISK
- a CDS encoding LytR/AlgR family response regulator transcription factor — protein: MKAILVDDEKPALEELKYILSQKKDIEIIGAFTNSVKALEQILKEKPDIVFLDIEMPELNGFMVASEIIKADLGTFIVFVTAFDEYAIQAFEINAVDYVLKPFSEKRLQKTVHRIMEKYRQNQILNTKTALEQLLQKRPVNNPHKLPVWKNDRIILLNIEDILFCMVENGEIIIVTNEDRYRVEGTLGHLEEILPKENFFRCHRSFLVNLDAISEIIPWFNNTYIIKIKGMNDEIPISRRNIKEFKERLHLT